AGGCCCAGGCCTCCTTTCTAAATTTTGAATGCAGGAAACAGGAgggtaaaataaacaaacctgGGCTGCATCTAGGTCAGGCTGTGGAAAGTCATGGACATAAGAGGCTGCACCTTTCTCTGGGTGAGGTGGTTTGATAGAGCAGTGGTGTCAGATGATGTCACTACAGAGTGAGTCACAAAGACTTCTTCATCTGAACGTTGTCTGAATGCATACATAGAAAAGAACCTTAACAGTCATCCCAGATTCTGGCAATAGTTCACTGGCACAGTccatgcaattttaaaaaaatgttctttacaTAACTGAGCAAGTTGTTCTTGCATAATACAGTGTTAATGGCTTGCCCACCATTTCCCTCTGTCTGGCCTGgctgttgacatttttttttaccagagaaaacagtaaacattgcTCTTTTCAATCCTTGTGGCGTTTCGCCTCTGCTTTCGTAAATAATATTTGATGTGTGGAGACCTCCGCTACCTTCAAACCCCCCTACAATCCATCATCAAAGGTGCGACCAGTGAAAGATCTGGGTTCAAAGCCTTCCAGCTGCCATTAGAGCTACTGGCCCTCAGAGAGGACTACCTCTGATGACTGACCTTTTGCTCCTTTCATGGCAATATGGAGAGGTGTTAAGGTGATGAGCGCATTCTATACATTCTTCTTTTCCACCAGAAGTTGTGGAAGGATATCTTTCCTCAAGGTGTTATGAGAACCCATTTCCTTATTAGCAAGACAATGCTAACTTCCCTCTAaccttctctcccctttctttcAGGGCAAACCTGTGGAGATCCTGCCTTTCCTTTACCTCGGCAGTGCCTACCACGCCTCTCGTCTGGACTATCTCAGTGACCTTCAGATCACAGCCTTGCTCAACGTGTCCCGGAGAGACACGCAGCAATCCAAAGGCCACTTCCATTACAAATGGATCCCGGTGGAGGACAGTCACATGGCTGACATTAGCTCCCATTTCCAGGAGGCCATCGAGTTCATCGGTAAGTGCTTCCCACTCAGGGCTCTCATTGTTTTCCAAggaaatttttaaaacaatagtCTCTAAGGATGCGTGTTCATCCATCTGGCCACAGATactggcagccatcttgttgGCGGTCATTCCTATGGTGAGGTTTATTATCAGTCATAACAGATTGAGTTTTGTGGCTGTAAATGACATCCTTTTCTTTAGAAAAATGTAAGTCCTTAGTTTTGCTATATTTTCAGAGGTGCACCACTGTGATTCAGCACAGTTGCTGACAAATATGAAGCTATGCACCTTCTTGCCCAATGGCTGAATTATTCAGTCTTAAGGAGAATGAACTCTAAATATTAACTCTCACTGTTTTGTAATGGATTTAACAAGGTTACCTAtgcaacagcaaacagaaatgcaCTCCTTTAACATTACAGAAGGTCTGTTGGTAGGATGATGTTTTCTTGAAATCATTCAACTTTTTGAAATGAAGACTTAATTTGTCCTCTGCCTTCTATGAGTCTAAAATGGGCAAAGCTCCCAAGCTAATCCTTCCTGCCAAGCTTTCTTTGCAAATCCTACAGGAGGATGAATGAAATTGCTATCATTCATAGAAAAGCCTTTCACTCccttttaagtaaaaaaaactaTGCTTAATGAAGCCATCATTGCCAGCTAATCCTGTAGCTCCATTGCTGTGTGTATTCTTTGCATCAATAAATTAGGTTTCCTACCGATGGGTGTAAGCTGACACTGTTTATCTGTCACAGGTGTACAGTGCTTGCCTGGAGGTAAATTAGGAGGGAACTGAATGGGTGACAATGGAAGAATTTTAGACAATTAGGCATCCCATTATGGGTAAACAAAGATGTATCCGAGGAGCTATTTAtacacctgcacctgcagcaaCGTTACCTGACCTGAATTTACGCTGCAGTCTGCAGTAGAGGTTGATAGGATTTGGCCCACCCTCGGGCTCTGGAGACAGCTGTAGTATGTGACAGGTATCAAGCCCCCAGAAGCCCCTCCAGAAGCGTGACATGACAAATTGTGGGCACGTTACAGGAGCACACTCATTAACACTCCCCCAGTGCTCTCCTCCGTGCACGGCGGGGCTCGGTGATTCACTCAAAGTGGTTTTTGAGTGAATTAGTGCCGTCAGTAACAATTAGGGTCGCTTCCAGACAGGTTCTCGCTGCGCTGTGTCGGTGTGAGAATAAATGGtggctgggatttttttttttaaaaaaaggctttgCGTGGTAAGGCGAGTGGCATGCATGTGGCGATGTTTCACGCgcagctgtgcagtgagtcagtcagGGCTGCTTGGAGGTGGACTCTCAAGAGGAGGCGGGCTGTGTGGAGGACAGCGTAATGGGAGAGCACTGACCAAACAGTAgggcttcctctctctctctctctcatgcattTGGGTGGGAGATGGAAAGTTCTGGAAAAAGATGCCAGGGGGGTGTCATGGTGGCATTCAGATCCCAAACTCTGAAACCCTCACTGTGGGTTTAGGCGTAGGAAGGCATCCTCCACCTGTGTCTCCACCTTAAAATGCTGTCATCTGTGGTTTTGACTGTGGAAAAGATAAAGTGCATGAGTCTGAATGCAGTCAAAATGAGAAGTCCCCTCACAAGATGTTccactctgtttctctctcagattGCGTGAAGCAGGCTGGTGGGAAAGTGCTGGTCCACTGCGAAGCAGGCATCTCCAGGTCTCCCACCATATGCATGGCTTACATCATGAGGACCAggaggctgcagctggaggaggcctTTGACTTCATCAAGCAGCGGCGGGCTCTCATCTCCCCGAACTTCGGCTTCATGGGCCAGCTCCTCCAGTTTGAATCGGAGGTCCTCTCCTCAACGCCTCcaaacactgctgccccctgcagtcAGGAAAGCGCATCCTTCTTCGCAAAGGAGTTCACCCTCAGCAAGAACTACGAACCCTCTGTGTTCACCTTCCCTACCTCCTTACTGGCCCCCATACCAATTCAGTGAATTCCAGTTCAccaatttcatttgaaacccCCATTACTGCACTGCCTTAAATTGTTCTGCTTGACATCCTGTAGAATCAGATTACttgaagaaacagaaacaaaaaaaaggacaggaatGCCTCTTGAACGGAGTGCACAACAGagattgctgtaaaaaaaatggaCTGAGAGAAGCAATCTGAAAAGGATTACAGACAAGATTCACTTTGTCGCTTATCCCAGAAATGTGTAACCACTGACGCTGTTGCCTTTGATTTGCGTAgtaaattacagcacagcaatTATACTGTAATATCTGCCTTATATTGATGATGTGGTGTTTGCCTATTCACAATGCCTGGACAGGCATTTCTAACTTATTTATTacgttttgtttttaaataaaagagaCTTCAGtggaaatattaataaatttcTTGCCAAATGTGGCATGTTGTGTTCATTCTTTATGTTTATCTTTACAATGTCCAATAGGCTTTAGCTAGGTATTGTCAACTGTCTTTCAACTAACAGTAAGTCTTATCATATCAGTTCATTATTGAACAAAACCGAGTCAGCTTCCTGACTCTGGGAATTATGGAAAGAGGAGGTTTTGTACACAACACTTTCAGGTCAAACACTATTTTGAACCCGTACCCTATATGCCCACAGAAGCATGACTCACATAATCTTATCATGACCATGTTTGCTGTTTCCAATCAAGGAATCTGATGAATATCCTCTTCAGCCCACATAGTTGTTACAG
This genomic stretch from Megalops cyprinoides isolate fMegCyp1 chromosome 1, fMegCyp1.pri, whole genome shotgun sequence harbors:
- the dusp5 gene encoding dual specificity protein phosphatase 5, translated to MKVSSIDCRRLRKIIKKECGSCLIVDCRPYFSFSNSNIKGSVNVNLNSVVVRRSRGGPVPLQFVIPDERAQYRLREGSISAVVALDDRTSHWQKLKKDSVAQIVINTLSHLASGANICFLKGGYENFHSQYPELCTEQKTIPQSGTETEKIPSGIHCEKLSAYHKPDYDQGKPVEILPFLYLGSAYHASRLDYLSDLQITALLNVSRRDTQQSKGHFHYKWIPVEDSHMADISSHFQEAIEFIDCVKQAGGKVLVHCEAGISRSPTICMAYIMRTRRLQLEEAFDFIKQRRALISPNFGFMGQLLQFESEVLSSTPPNTAAPCSQESASFFAKEFTLSKNYEPSVFTFPTSLLAPIPIQ